In a genomic window of Anoxybacter fermentans:
- a CDS encoding dipicolinate synthase subunit B — translation MDLKGKKIGFCLTGSFCTFDKVIPQIERLVEMGADIVPIMSHNAYSWDTKFGPAEKWRKMIEEITGKKILHTIVEVEPIGPGKIPLDVVVVAPATGNTLAALANGLTNGPVPMACKAHWRNGKPVVIAISTNDGLGASAKNIGILHDKALTFMVPYGQDNPHKKEKSLVAHFEYIPDTIKAALEGKQFQPVLIPHAF, via the coding sequence ATGGATTTAAAGGGTAAAAAAATAGGTTTTTGTCTAACTGGTTCTTTCTGTACTTTTGACAAGGTGATTCCTCAGATTGAGCGATTGGTTGAGATGGGAGCGGATATTGTTCCTATTATGTCACATAATGCTTATTCATGGGATACCAAATTTGGTCCAGCTGAAAAATGGAGAAAGATGATAGAAGAAATTACTGGCAAAAAAATTCTCCATACTATAGTTGAGGTTGAACCTATCGGGCCCGGTAAGATCCCCCTGGATGTGGTGGTTGTTGCTCCTGCCACCGGTAATACTTTAGCTGCATTGGCTAATGGCTTGACTAATGGGCCAGTTCCTATGGCCTGTAAAGCTCACTGGCGAAATGGTAAACCTGTAGTAATTGCAATTTCAACTAATGACGGTTTAGGTGCCAGCGCCAAAAATATTGGAATTTTACATGATAAAGCACTGACTTTTATGGTACCATATGGACAGGATAATCCTCATAAAAAGGAAAAATCACTGGTAGCTCATTTTGAGTATATTCCAGATACCATTAAAGCAGCTTTAGAAGGAAAACAGTTCCAACCTGTTTTAATTCCACATGCTTTTTGA
- a CDS encoding ribonuclease J, with protein MSKKLKNETVSIIPLGGVGEIGKNMMVVEVGDEILVIDAGIMFPEDDLLGIDYVIPDITYLIENKERIQGIALTHGHEDHIGALPYVLREINVPVYGTRLTMGLVEGKLKEHNMLSGVKLRVVNPGSSVMIGSFRVDFIRVNHSIADACALAIHTPIGPLVYASDFKFDQTPVDGHVADFHKLADLGTQGVLALFSDSTNAEHEGVTLSEKVVGESIEEAVRMAKGRIIVATFASNIHRIQQVVDAAFKYNRKIAITGRSMVNYVNIARDLGYLHIPEGMMIDLKDANRYRDHQLCFLTTGSQGEPMAALTRMARGDHRQINIKPGDTVIVSASAIPGNEKFLAQTINQLFKRGANVVYDAVSGVHVSGHASQEELKLMLNLVKPRFFIPVHGEYRHLYHHAELAKEVGIPEENIFITEPGSVLQFTNDNGKIAGTVTAGQVLVDGLGVGDVGNIVLRDRRLLSQDGILIVVLTIDKDSGKIVSGPDIITRGFVYIRESEELILAATERVEKALAKCEDKGITDWGILKSTIRDALGAFIYQKIKRKPMILPIIMEV; from the coding sequence ATGTCTAAAAAATTGAAAAATGAAACCGTTTCGATAATTCCTCTCGGAGGAGTGGGAGAGATTGGCAAGAATATGATGGTTGTGGAAGTCGGGGATGAGATTCTTGTAATTGATGCTGGAATTATGTTCCCGGAAGATGATCTATTGGGTATAGATTATGTAATTCCTGACATTACTTATCTTATCGAAAATAAAGAACGGATTCAGGGAATTGCACTTACCCACGGTCATGAGGACCATATTGGAGCTCTCCCATATGTTTTGCGCGAGATTAACGTTCCGGTTTATGGAACACGTCTTACTATGGGATTGGTTGAAGGGAAATTGAAGGAGCATAATATGCTTTCTGGTGTAAAATTACGGGTTGTCAACCCTGGATCATCAGTTATGATCGGTTCTTTTAGAGTTGACTTTATCCGGGTCAATCATAGTATTGCAGATGCCTGTGCTCTGGCAATTCATACTCCCATTGGACCATTAGTATATGCCAGTGATTTTAAATTTGATCAGACTCCGGTGGATGGTCATGTAGCTGATTTTCATAAATTGGCCGATTTAGGTACTCAAGGAGTGTTGGCTCTCTTCTCAGATAGTACTAATGCAGAGCATGAAGGTGTGACATTATCTGAGAAAGTTGTGGGTGAGTCCATTGAAGAGGCAGTTCGTATGGCGAAAGGACGGATCATTGTAGCTACTTTTGCGTCTAATATTCATCGAATTCAGCAGGTTGTGGACGCTGCCTTTAAATATAACAGAAAAATTGCTATTACCGGCCGGAGTATGGTTAACTATGTGAATATTGCGCGGGATCTGGGATATCTTCACATTCCAGAAGGAATGATGATTGATTTGAAAGATGCTAATCGGTATCGAGACCATCAACTCTGTTTTTTGACTACAGGTAGTCAGGGGGAACCAATGGCAGCATTGACCCGTATGGCCAGGGGAGACCACCGTCAAATTAACATTAAACCAGGAGATACCGTTATTGTTTCCGCTTCTGCCATTCCCGGTAATGAAAAATTTCTCGCGCAAACTATAAACCAACTCTTCAAGAGAGGAGCAAATGTTGTATATGATGCAGTCTCAGGTGTTCATGTTTCTGGACACGCAAGTCAAGAAGAGCTAAAATTGATGCTAAATCTGGTTAAGCCCCGTTTCTTTATACCTGTTCATGGTGAATATCGACATTTATATCACCATGCAGAATTAGCGAAAGAAGTGGGGATTCCTGAAGAGAATATTTTTATCACTGAACCGGGGTCAGTTTTGCAATTTACTAATGATAATGGTAAAATTGCAGGAACCGTTACTGCAGGTCAGGTATTGGTCGATGGCCTTGGGGTTGGTGATGTAGGTAATATCGTATTAAGGGATCGCCGTCTTTTAAGTCAGGATGGTATTCTAATTGTTGTTTTAACCATTGATAAAGATTCAGGAAAGATTGTTTCTGGACCCGATATTATTACCCGTGGTTTTGTATATATTCGTGAGTCTGAAGAACTTATACTTGCTGCTACTGAGCGAGTAGAGAAGGCTTTAGCAAAATGTGAAGACAAGGGTATCACTGATTGGGGTATTTTGAAGTCTACCATTCGTGATGCTTTAGGGGCTTTCATTTATCAAAAGATTAAACGGAAGCCAATGATTTTACCGATTATTATGGAAGTATAA
- the dapG gene encoding aspartate kinase, with product MKIIVQKFGGSSLANTTGREQAVKKIKEAIEKGYRPVVVVSAMGRKGSPYATDTLIAFAKKVHFEIEPRELDLLLSCGEVISAVIFGQTLNKHGFKPIALTGAQAGIITDENFGETRIIEVNPSRILKELKNGKIPVVAGFQGISKSGEITTLGRGGSDTTATALGAALKAEYIEIFTDVDGVMTADPRIVPTAKTIKKASYEDVCEMAHGGAKVIHPRAAEIARRERIPVRVRSTFTDNDGTLIKEMGFEDGVVEIKGDRPVTGIATRNNIIFFKIIPRLQLENATGLGAFKVIADQGISVDFINVKPDSISFIVDAPCADKVRQVLDAWDYKYEISNEYCKITLIGGGMTGRPGVMAKIVEALASEAIPIFQSTDSRSTISVLIKERDQVRAMRALHRAFQLDQE from the coding sequence ATGAAGATTATAGTCCAGAAATTTGGGGGATCTTCACTAGCCAATACGACAGGCCGGGAACAGGCCGTAAAGAAAATTAAAGAGGCCATTGAGAAGGGTTATCGTCCTGTGGTGGTAGTCTCTGCCATGGGACGAAAGGGTTCACCTTACGCTACAGATACTCTTATAGCTTTTGCTAAAAAGGTACATTTTGAGATTGAGCCTCGTGAATTAGATCTTTTGCTTTCCTGTGGAGAAGTGATTTCAGCAGTGATTTTTGGCCAGACTTTAAATAAACACGGATTTAAGCCAATTGCATTAACAGGTGCTCAGGCAGGGATTATAACTGATGAAAATTTTGGTGAGACCCGGATTATTGAGGTCAACCCAAGTCGGATTTTAAAAGAGTTGAAGAATGGAAAAATTCCGGTAGTTGCAGGGTTTCAGGGGATATCAAAATCTGGTGAAATTACAACTTTAGGTCGGGGCGGAAGTGATACTACAGCTACTGCTTTAGGTGCAGCCTTAAAGGCAGAATATATTGAGATTTTTACTGATGTGGATGGAGTAATGACAGCTGATCCAAGGATTGTACCTACTGCTAAAACTATCAAAAAAGCTTCATATGAGGATGTCTGTGAAATGGCTCATGGAGGAGCAAAAGTTATCCATCCCCGTGCAGCAGAGATAGCCCGCAGAGAACGGATTCCCGTTAGGGTTCGTTCGACTTTTACAGATAATGATGGTACATTAATCAAAGAGATGGGATTTGAAGATGGTGTAGTTGAAATTAAAGGTGATCGTCCGGTAACTGGTATAGCGACCAGAAATAATATTATTTTTTTTAAAATTATTCCCCGCTTACAATTGGAGAATGCGACAGGTTTAGGAGCCTTTAAGGTTATTGCTGATCAAGGGATTAGTGTAGATTTTATTAATGTAAAGCCTGATTCAATCTCATTTATAGTCGATGCTCCCTGTGCAGATAAAGTTCGGCAAGTATTGGATGCGTGGGATTACAAATATGAAATTTCCAATGAGTACTGTAAAATTACCCTGATTGGGGGAGGAATGACAGGACGTCCAGGAGTTATGGCCAAAATCGTGGAAGCACTGGCAAGTGAAGCAATTCCTATTTTCCAAAGTACTGATTCCAGGAGTACTATATCGGTTTTAATTAAAGAAAGGGATCAAGTCAGAGCAATGCGTGCTTTACATCGCGCATTTCAGTTAGACCAGGAGTAA
- the dpsA gene encoding dipicolinate synthase subunit DpsA: MKKLTGYRIGILGGDERERVMMNCLIEKGAKLKVLGDPGGELSEKIQVVSTVEELVKDVHVLIAPMSGTDAEGMIKARFIDEPIYMDEDFFALVGSEIPVLIGMTNEKVKSLAKAANVNLQLIATREDVGILNAIPTAEGAIQIAMEELPITIHGSKSLVMGLGKCGLTLAWRLRALGSEVYGVTRSPEGIAKARDLGIHIISYDELAKYLPEFDLIYNTAPAMVLPEERIRLIRKDALIIDLASAPGGTDFEAAKKYGIKALLALGLPGKVAPKTAGLILCRVVTEMILDVLK; encoded by the coding sequence ATGAAAAAACTTACCGGTTATAGGATAGGAATTTTGGGTGGAGATGAACGGGAACGTGTAATGATGAACTGTCTTATCGAAAAAGGTGCTAAGTTGAAAGTTCTAGGTGATCCGGGTGGTGAACTTTCTGAGAAGATTCAAGTGGTTTCAACTGTTGAAGAATTAGTTAAAGATGTGCATGTTCTTATAGCTCCCATGTCAGGAACCGATGCAGAAGGGATGATTAAAGCACGTTTTATAGATGAACCTATATACATGGATGAGGACTTTTTTGCATTGGTTGGGAGTGAAATTCCTGTATTGATTGGAATGACCAATGAAAAAGTTAAATCTCTGGCTAAGGCTGCCAATGTAAATTTGCAATTAATAGCTACCAGGGAAGATGTAGGGATTTTAAACGCTATCCCTACAGCAGAAGGAGCTATTCAGATTGCAATGGAAGAACTGCCTATTACCATTCACGGTAGTAAATCTCTTGTTATGGGGCTTGGAAAATGTGGACTGACTTTAGCCTGGCGGTTACGAGCATTGGGTTCAGAGGTTTATGGTGTGACCCGGAGTCCGGAAGGGATTGCAAAAGCCCGGGATTTAGGCATACATATCATATCATATGACGAATTGGCAAAATATTTACCTGAATTTGATTTGATTTATAATACTGCTCCTGCAATGGTTCTGCCTGAGGAAAGGATTAGACTTATAAGAAAAGACGCTTTGATTATCGATCTGGCCTCTGCACCTGGTGGTACAGATTTTGAAGCAGCAAAAAAATATGGTATCAAGGCATTGTTAGCTTTAGGATTGCCTGGAAAAGTTGCACCCAAAACTGCAGGTTTAATTTTATGCCGTGTTGTGACGGAAATGATTTTAGATGTCCTTAAATAA
- a CDS encoding YlmC/YmxH family sporulation protein — protein sequence MRLSKLAGKEIINMHDGGRLGVVAETDLVVHPETGELESIIIPNHGNFFSIFKDEKYLVIPWQAIKKIGSEVIIVDLNSPRNNRDRLTS from the coding sequence GTGAGACTGAGCAAGCTTGCTGGTAAAGAGATTATTAATATGCATGATGGTGGACGGCTGGGTGTGGTCGCTGAAACGGATCTTGTAGTTCACCCTGAGACTGGGGAATTGGAATCGATAATTATTCCTAATCACGGCAACTTTTTTAGTATTTTTAAAGATGAGAAGTATCTTGTAATTCCCTGGCAGGCCATCAAAAAGATTGGTTCAGAGGTAATCATTGTTGATTTAAATTCTCCGCGCAATAATCGAGATCGACTAACCAGTTAA
- a CDS encoding aspartate-semialdehyde dehydrogenase, with the protein MSGYKVAILGASGAVGRMMVKVLEERNFPVRDLKLLATERSAGKKIDFHGEKLTIEVAHPDQFKGYDLALFSAGSSVSRSIALEAVKRGCVVIDNSNAWRMEPDVPLVVPEVNPEELENHRGIIANPNCSTIQMVVALKPIKDRFGLSRIIVSTYQAVSGTGLRAIEELKSQSLHMLNGETKEPEVYPYPIAFNLLPHIDTFSENGYSREEMKMINETRKILKDPKIKIAATAVRVPVFYGHSESIYIKTIEPAEVIEIRQVLSKAPGVVVYDNLEKLQYPMPNLVEDNDQVWVGRIRRDLDEDCGYHLWVVANNLRKGAATNAVQIGEELMKRGLL; encoded by the coding sequence GTGTCAGGATATAAGGTAGCAATACTTGGAGCTTCAGGTGCGGTAGGTAGGATGATGGTAAAAGTTTTGGAAGAGCGTAATTTTCCCGTTAGAGATTTAAAACTTCTGGCTACTGAACGTTCTGCTGGTAAAAAAATTGATTTTCATGGTGAAAAATTGACTATAGAAGTAGCTCATCCAGATCAATTTAAAGGGTATGATCTGGCATTGTTCAGTGCCGGAAGTAGTGTCAGTAGATCAATTGCATTAGAAGCAGTTAAACGCGGCTGTGTTGTTATAGATAACAGTAATGCCTGGCGAATGGAACCGGATGTGCCCCTTGTGGTTCCGGAAGTAAATCCTGAAGAGCTTGAAAATCATCGTGGGATAATTGCTAATCCCAACTGTTCTACTATTCAGATGGTGGTTGCACTAAAGCCGATTAAAGATAGATTTGGCCTTTCCAGGATTATCGTTTCTACATACCAGGCTGTTTCAGGTACGGGATTGAGAGCAATTGAAGAACTAAAAAGCCAGTCACTGCATATGTTAAATGGAGAGACTAAAGAACCCGAAGTTTACCCTTACCCTATAGCATTTAATCTTCTTCCACATATTGATACCTTTTCTGAAAATGGTTATTCCCGGGAAGAGATGAAGATGATAAATGAGACCAGGAAGATTTTGAAAGACCCAAAAATAAAAATTGCTGCAACAGCAGTACGTGTTCCTGTATTTTATGGACATTCAGAATCAATTTATATTAAAACAATTGAACCAGCAGAAGTTATTGAGATACGCCAGGTATTAAGTAAAGCACCAGGGGTGGTTGTATATGATAATCTTGAGAAATTGCAATATCCAATGCCTAATCTGGTGGAAGATAATGATCAGGTCTGGGTAGGTAGGATTAGACGTGATTTAGATGAAGATTGCGGTTATCATCTGTGGGTAGTAGCTAATAATTTGCGTAAAGGAGCGGCTACCAACGCAGTACAGATTGGTGAAGAATTGATGAAAAGAGGTTTATTATAA
- the dapA gene encoding 4-hydroxy-tetrahydrodipicolinate synthase, with the protein MTIFGEVLTAMVTPFYEDFTVNYEGVRKLARYLVENGSDGLVVLGTTGESPTLTKEEKLEILRVVKDEVGEKARIIAGTGTNATKAAIEMTIEAEKVGVDGVMLVCPYYNKPPQEGLYQHFKSIAESTGLPIMIYNVPGRTGKNIEAETIARLAEIDNIVAVKEASGNLNQVSKIRSLTSPDFAIYSGDDSLTLPILAVGGTGVVSVASHVVGNQIKEMIKLFKAGKVREASLLHCHLLPIFQGIFITTNPIPIKFLLNKLGHQVGPVRPPLVNPTEEESKYLLKLLQSIKK; encoded by the coding sequence ATGACTATTTTTGGTGAAGTATTGACTGCAATGGTGACCCCTTTTTATGAGGATTTTACGGTAAATTATGAAGGGGTTAGAAAGTTGGCCAGGTATCTGGTAGAAAACGGTTCGGATGGTTTGGTGGTTTTGGGAACTACAGGTGAATCGCCAACCTTAACTAAAGAAGAGAAGTTGGAAATTTTGCGGGTGGTTAAAGATGAGGTGGGAGAGAAAGCCCGTATTATAGCAGGAACAGGAACAAATGCTACAAAAGCTGCTATTGAGATGACCATTGAAGCAGAGAAAGTTGGAGTAGATGGTGTAATGTTGGTTTGTCCATATTATAATAAACCACCTCAGGAAGGTTTATATCAGCATTTTAAGAGTATTGCTGAATCGACAGGATTACCTATAATGATTTATAATGTTCCGGGACGGACGGGGAAAAATATCGAGGCTGAAACTATAGCCAGATTGGCTGAGATTGATAATATCGTGGCTGTAAAAGAGGCTAGCGGTAATTTGAATCAGGTTTCTAAAATTCGAAGTCTTACTTCTCCCGATTTCGCTATCTATAGCGGTGATGATTCGCTCACTTTACCGATTCTGGCAGTAGGAGGAACGGGTGTTGTTAGTGTAGCATCACATGTTGTTGGAAATCAGATTAAAGAGATGATTAAGCTCTTTAAAGCTGGAAAAGTCAGAGAAGCATCACTTCTACACTGCCATCTCTTACCAATATTCCAGGGGATTTTTATTACTACCAATCCGATTCCGATCAAATTCCTCTTAAATAAATTGGGGCATCAGGTTGGCCCGGTTAGACCTCCTCTGGTTAACCCAACAGAAGAAGAAAGTAAGTATTTATTAAAACTTTTACAAAGTATAAAAAAATAG